The following are from one region of the Colius striatus isolate bColStr4 chromosome Z, bColStr4.1.hap1, whole genome shotgun sequence genome:
- the NPR2 gene encoding atrial natriuretic peptide receptor 2 isoform X4, with protein sequence MARRLPLLLPLPLLLLLPVAAAVAAAAGGGGGGRRRASTSSDGTAANLTVAVVLPERNVSYAWAWPRVGPALSLALEALERGDPPLLPRPFSVRVEFMSSELEGACSEYVAPLNAVDLKLYHDPDVLFGPGCVYPAASVGRFASHWRLPLITGGAVAAGFSRKREHYSTTVRTGPSAPKLGAFVSHLHAHFNWSTRAVLLYVDRKTDDRPYYFTVEGVYQELQDGSNLTVRHHIYSPDEGGPDTAVHFIKANGRVVYLCGPPEMLRQIMQLAQRENLTNGDYVFFYLDVFGESLRGDSARDPFKPWQQSPGQDSGLREAFQMVLVITYYEPQNPEYQHFQTQLILRAKQKFGVQLNYSLMNLVAGCFYDGMLLYAMVLNETLREGGSKKNATHIIEKMRDRKFQGVTGLVSMDSNNDRDTDFSLWAMGDPKSGQYEVVGHYSGVEKQIHWLGRPIPWVKGVPPLDNPPCVFDVDDPSCDKTPLSMLAIVALGTGLTFVMFGISSFLIFRKLMLEKELASMLWRIRWDELQFGSPERYHKAAGSRLTLSLRGSSYGSLMTTHGKYQIFANTGHFKGNVVAIKHINKKRIELTRQVLFELKHMRDIQFNHLTRFIGACIDPPNICIVTEYCPRGSLQDVLENESINLDWMFRYSLINDIVKGMAFLHNSIIGHHGSLKSSNCVVDSRFVLKITDYGLASFRSPCDSEDTHALYAKKLWTAPELLQKGRLPTPGMQKADVYSFGIIVQEVALRNGPFYIEGMDLSPKEIVQKVRNSQKPFFRPSIDIGVHSEELAVLMERCWAQEPAERPDFGQIKIFIRRFNKEGSTSILDNLLSRMEQYANNLEKLVEERTQAYLEEKRKAENLLYQILPQL encoded by the exons ATGGCTCGgcggctgccgctgctgctgccgctgccgctgctgctgctgctgccggtggcggcggcggtggcggcggcggcgggaggaggaggtggggggcGTCGGCGAGCGTCGACCTCCTCCGACGGGACAGCCGCCAACTTGACGGTGGCGGTGGTACTGCCGGAGCGTAACGTGAGCTACGCGTGGGCTTGGCCACGCGTGGGACCGGCGCTGAGCCTGGCGCTGGAAGCGTTGGAACGGGGCGACCCGCCGCTCTTGCCGCGGCCCTTCTCGGTGCGCGTCGAGTTCATGAGCTCGGAGCTGGAGGGAGCTTGCTCCGAGTACGTGGCACCGCTCAACGCCGTCGATCTCAAGCTCTACCACGACCCCGACGTCCTCTTCGGGCCGGGCTGCGTCTACCCCGCCGCTTCCGTGGGACGCTTTGCCTCGCATTGGCGGCTGCCGCTCATCACCGGCGGGGCGGTGGCGGCCGGATTTAGCCGGAAACGGGAGCATTACAGCACGACGGTGCGTACCGGGCCCTCGGCCCCAAAACTGGGTGCCTTCGTTTCCCACCTCCACGCCCATTTCAACTGGAGCACCCGCGCCGTCCTCCTCTACGTGGACCGCAAGACCGACGACCGACCCTACTACTTCACCGTCGAGGGTGTCTATCAGGAGCTGCAGGACGGCAGCAACCTCACCGTCCGCCACCACATCTACTCCCCCGACGAGGGGGGCCCCGACACCGCCGTCCACTTCATCAAGGCCAACGGCCGCG TGGTGTATCTGTGCGGGCCGCCGGAGATGCTGCGGCAGATCATGCAGCTGGCGCAGCGGGAGAACCTCACCAACGGCGACTATGTCTTCTTCTACCTGGATGTCTTTGGGGAGAGCCTGCGGGGCGACTCTGCCCGCGACCCCTTCAagccctggcagcagagcccaggccaGGACTCGGGGCTGCGTGAGGCTTTCCAG ATGGTGCTGGTGATCACGTACTACGAGCCCCAAAACCCTGAGTACCAGCACTTCCAAACCCAGCTCATCCTGCGGGCTAAGCAGAAATTTGGGGTGCAGCTCAACTACTCCCTG ATGAACCTAGTGGCGGGGTGTTTCTACGACGGGATGCTGCTGTATGCCATGGTGCTGAACGAGACCCTGCGGGAAGGCGGCTCCAAGAAAAACGCCACCCACATCATCGAGAAGATGCGGGACCGCAAGTTCCAGG GCGTGACGGGGCTGGTGAGCATGGACAGCAACAACGACCGTGACACCGACTTCAGCCTCTGGGCCATGGGCGACCCCAAGAGCGGGCAGTACGAG GTCGTGGGACATTACTCAGGTGTGGAGAAGCAGATCCACTGGCTGGGACGACCCATCCCCTGGGTGAAAGGGGTCCCCCCCTTGGACAACCCACCCTGCGTCTTTGATGTGGATGACCCCTCCTGTGATAAAA CCCCCCTCTCCATGCTGGCCATTGTGGCTTTGGGCACCGGCCTCACCTTTGTCATGTTTGGCATCTCCAGCTTCCTCATCTTCAG GAAGCTGATGCTGGAGAAGGAGCTTGCCAGCATGCTCTGGAGGATACGCTGGGACGAGCTGCAATTTGGGAGCCCCGAGCGGTACCACAAGGCAGCGGGCAGCCGACTCACCCTGTCCCTG CGTGGCTCCAGCTACGGCTCCCTGATGACCACCCATGGCAAGTACCAGATCTTTGCCAACACCGGCCACTTCAAG GGCAACGTAGTGGCCATCAAGCACATCAACAAGAAGCGCATCGAGCTGACGCGGCAGGTGCTCTTTGAGCTGAAACAT ATGCGGGATATCCAGTTCAACCACCTGACTCGCTTCATTGGGGCTTGCATCGACCCCCCCAACATCTGCATCGTCACCGAGTACTGCCCACGGGGCAGCCTGCAG GATGTCCTGGAGAATGAGAGCATCAACCTGGACTGGATGTTCCGCTACTCCCTCATCAACGACATTGTCAAG GGAATGGCCTTCCTGCACAACAGCATCATCGGCCACCACGGCAGCCTGAAGTCTTCCAACTGCGTGGTGGACAGCCGCTTCGTGCTGAAGATCACAGACTACGGGCTGGCGAGCTTCCGCTCACCCTGCGACAGCGAGGACACGCACGCCCTCTATGCCA agaagctgtggacagccccagagctgctgcagaagggcCGCCTGCCCACGCCAGGCATGCAGAAAGCTGACGTCTACAGCTTCGGCATCATCGTGCAGGAAGTGGCCCTGCGCAACGGCCCCTTCTACATCGAGGGCATGGACCTCAGCCCCAAAG AGATTGTGCAGAAGGTGCGTAACAGCCAGAAGCCCTTCTTCCGACCGTCCATCGATATCGGGGTGCACAGCGAGGAGCTGGCAGTGCTGATGGAGCgctgctgggcacaggagccagCCGAGCGCCCCGACTTCGGCCAGATCAAGATCTTCATCCGCAGATTCAACAA GGAGGGCAGCACCAGCATCTTGGACAACCTCCTGTCACGCATGGAGCAGTACGCCAACAacctggagaagctggtggAGGAGCGGACACAGGCCTACCTGGAGGAGAAGCGCAAGGCAGAGAATCTCCTCTACCAGATTCTGCCCCA GTTGTGA